The Myxocyprinus asiaticus isolate MX2 ecotype Aquarium Trade chromosome 39, UBuf_Myxa_2, whole genome shotgun sequence genome window below encodes:
- the LOC127429803 gene encoding calphotin-like, whose translation MAPVSKPSTAPVSKLYDLPLMSVPRSMKTVPHKLSVPMPAMVNEPMPTPATANELPTLSVPEPALPASSVPEPVLPTSAIQRKRKRRKVSVPKSLPGYTTTEVIPKSLPMPMTTEVVPESLPMPTTTEVVPESLPMFTTMEIIPESPPMPMTTEVVPESLPMFTTTEVVPESPPMPTTTEVVPESPLMPTTTEVISQFLPMFSTTEVVPESPPMPTTTEVIPESPPMPTTTEFIPESLPMPTTTEVVPESLPMFTTMEVVSHSSRTLCLAPPTAPPSTASPLEPATAPPPETISPAAPPAPPETISPAAPPVPPETIPPAAPPATPETIPPAALPAPPEMTPTAALPPDPVPGLLAIRLICLDLPGLLAVRLICSGLPGLLAIRLICPGLPGLLAVCLICPDLPGLLAIRLICPCLPGLLAIRLICSGLLGLLAIRLICSGLPGLLAICLICSGLLAVRLISSGLPGALAIHLICSGLPGLLAARLICSGLLGPPSLQRRSGSPLLWLHLGFKPP comes from the coding sequence atggcccctgtctcgaagccttccacggcccctgtctccaagttgtatgatctacCACTGATGTCGGTGCCTAGGTCCATGAAGACCGTACCTCATAAATTGtctgtgcccatgcctgccatggtcaatgagccaatgcccacacctgccacagccaacgagttGCCaaccttgtccgtcccagagccagcgttgccagcctcttccgtcccagagccagtgttgccaacttcggccatccagaggaagaggaagagaagaaaagtttcggttcccaagtctcttcctgggtacacgaccacagaggtcattcccaagtctctgcccatgcccatgaccacagaggtcgttcctgagtctctgcccatgcccacgaccacagaggtcgttcctgagtctctgcccatgttcacgaccatggagatcattcccgagtctcctcccatgcccatgaccacagaggttgttcctgagtctttgcccatgttcacgactacggaggtcgttccagagtctccgcccatgcccacgactacagaggtcgttcccgagtctccgctcatgcccacaaccacagaggtcatttcccagtttctgcccatgttctcaaccacggaggtcgttcccgagtctcctcccatgcccacgaccacagaggtcattcccgagtctcctcccatgcccacaaccacagagttcattcctgagtctctgcccatgcccacgactacagaggtcgttcccgagtctcttcccatgttcacgaccatggaggtcgtttcccattcatccaggactctttgtctcgcgcctcccacggctccgccttccacggcttcgcccctcgagcctgccacggctccgcccccagagactatttccccagcggctccacccgctcccccagagactatttccccagcggctccgcccgttcccccagagactattcctccagcggctccgcccgctaccccagagactattcctccagcggctctgcccgctcccccagagatgACTCCTACAGCAGCTCtgccgcctgacccagtccctggtctcctggccatccgcctgatctgccttgatctccctggtctcctggccgtccgcctgatctgctctggtctccctggtctcttggccatccgcctgatctgccctggtctccctggtcttttggccgtctgcctgatctgccctgatctccctggtctcctggccatccgcctgatctgcccttgTCTCCCTGGTCtcttggccatccgcctgatctgctctggtctccttggtcttctggccatccgcctgatctgctctggtctccctggtctcctggccatctgcctgatctgctctggtctcctggccgtccgcctgatcagctctggtctccctggtgccctggccatccacctgatctgctctggtctccctggcctcctggccgcccgcctgatctgctctggtctacttggtcctcctaGCCTGCAGCGTCGCTCTGGCTCTCCATTgctctggctccaccttggtttcaagcctccctga